In one Rhodococcus sp. B50 genomic region, the following are encoded:
- a CDS encoding iron-containing alcohol dehydrogenase: MAASIALPRIMRIGGGAVDELGEVVAGLGHIRPLIVTDRYLVGTGAVDRMVSTLKAAGLEPAVFAETVPDPTTASLDAGVAAVTEHDADCVVGFGGGSPMDTAKAIGLLARQGGHMRDYKAPRINSGPALPVIAVPTTAGSGSEATQFTVISDSDTDEKMLCPGLAFLPVAAVVDYRLTLTMPPRLTADTGVDALTHAIEAYVSRKANPFSDGLALQAIGTIGRMLRRVYADGQDAEAREQMMLAATQAGIAFSNSSVALVHGMSRPIGAHLHVAHGLSNAMLFPAVTEFSVDAAESRYADCARALGAASADASDATAAADLVVALKELCRDVEVPTPKSYGIDRRTWDDRVPVMAEQALASGSPNNNPRIPTADEIRDLYARIYG; this comes from the coding sequence GTGGCTGCATCCATCGCGCTTCCACGCATCATGCGGATCGGTGGCGGAGCCGTCGACGAACTCGGTGAGGTCGTCGCCGGTCTCGGCCATATCCGGCCGCTGATCGTGACGGACCGATATCTCGTCGGCACCGGCGCCGTGGACCGCATGGTCTCGACCCTGAAGGCGGCAGGACTCGAGCCCGCAGTGTTCGCGGAGACCGTTCCCGACCCGACCACCGCCTCGCTCGACGCCGGGGTTGCGGCCGTCACCGAGCACGACGCCGACTGCGTCGTCGGATTCGGGGGTGGGAGCCCGATGGACACGGCCAAGGCGATCGGACTGCTCGCCCGGCAGGGCGGGCACATGCGCGACTACAAGGCTCCGCGCATCAATTCCGGACCCGCCCTGCCGGTCATCGCGGTGCCCACCACTGCCGGGAGTGGCTCGGAGGCAACGCAGTTCACGGTGATCAGCGACAGCGACACCGACGAGAAGATGTTGTGCCCGGGCTTGGCCTTCCTGCCGGTCGCTGCCGTGGTGGACTACCGACTCACCCTGACCATGCCGCCGCGGCTGACCGCCGACACCGGGGTCGACGCGCTCACCCACGCCATCGAGGCGTACGTCAGCAGGAAGGCGAACCCGTTCTCCGACGGCCTGGCGTTGCAGGCGATCGGCACCATCGGGCGGATGCTGCGCCGGGTATACGCCGATGGGCAGGACGCCGAAGCGCGCGAGCAGATGATGCTGGCCGCCACGCAGGCGGGGATCGCCTTCTCCAACTCCAGCGTGGCGCTCGTGCACGGCATGAGCCGCCCGATCGGGGCGCACCTCCACGTCGCGCACGGCCTGTCGAACGCGATGCTGTTCCCGGCGGTCACCGAATTCTCGGTGGATGCGGCCGAATCCCGCTACGCCGATTGTGCTCGCGCTCTCGGCGCGGCGTCGGCGGATGCTTCGGATGCGACGGCCGCTGCCGACCTGGTCGTCGCGTTGAAGGAACTGTGCCGCGACGTGGAGGTGCCGACGCCGAAGTCGTACGGCATCGACAGGCGGACCTGGGACGATCGGGTCCCGGTCATGGCCGAGCAGGCACTGGCGTCGGGATCCCCGAACAACAACCCGAGGATCCCGACGGCCGACGAGATCCGCGATCTCTACGCGCGGATCTACGGTTGA
- a CDS encoding ADP-ribosylglycohydrolase family protein codes for MRLTAMQNDRAAGVLLATAAGDALGAGYEFTYPTSETRIDMIGGGLGPFEPGEWTDDTSMALAVAEISATGADIGRGAGLDAVAAQFRHWYATRPKDIGNQTRAVLAAAGSSATTMQARARSLSGRKGGNGSLMRTAPVGLAHLDDAGKCLAAAHEISSLTHDDEQASEACRIWSFAIRHAVLHGTFDGVRLALDHLPRAVAGRWAALLTEAETATTARVFDNNGWVVHALQAAWWAITHARADGPEQLQEALELAVRAGNDTDTVAAIAGGLLGARWGASAVPARWRRMLHGWPGYRSRDLVRLGLHTAWGGGDDDRGWPTAAVVDYARYRTDRRSTHPHDAGVLLGGADLLRSREVDAVVSLCRVGPAPHASEHIEFWVADADHRRNQNLAFTVDDAARTVRTLRSEGKTVAVHCVEGESRTPAVAARYSVLLGHNPLDVLHTMPWAAPQPALWSAATAGADRLVG; via the coding sequence ATGAGGCTCACCGCAATGCAGAACGACCGGGCCGCCGGTGTCCTGCTCGCCACCGCCGCGGGCGACGCGCTCGGGGCCGGATACGAATTCACGTACCCGACTTCCGAGACGCGAATCGACATGATCGGAGGCGGCCTCGGGCCGTTCGAGCCCGGCGAGTGGACGGACGACACCTCCATGGCACTGGCCGTCGCGGAGATCTCTGCCACCGGAGCCGACATCGGCCGGGGTGCGGGTCTCGACGCCGTGGCGGCCCAGTTCCGGCACTGGTACGCCACCCGGCCCAAGGACATCGGCAACCAGACCCGGGCCGTGCTCGCGGCTGCCGGATCCTCCGCCACGACCATGCAGGCCCGCGCCCGAAGCCTGTCCGGCCGCAAGGGAGGCAACGGTTCGCTCATGCGCACCGCGCCCGTGGGCCTGGCCCATCTCGACGACGCGGGCAAGTGCCTGGCCGCAGCCCATGAGATCAGCAGCCTCACCCACGACGACGAGCAGGCGTCCGAAGCGTGCCGCATCTGGTCGTTCGCCATCCGCCACGCCGTCCTCCACGGCACCTTCGACGGCGTTCGTCTGGCCCTCGACCACCTGCCGCGCGCGGTGGCCGGCCGTTGGGCGGCACTGCTCACCGAGGCGGAAACCGCCACGACCGCTCGGGTGTTCGACAACAACGGCTGGGTGGTCCACGCCCTGCAGGCGGCCTGGTGGGCCATCACCCACGCACGCGCCGACGGGCCGGAACAGCTGCAGGAGGCACTCGAACTCGCGGTGCGCGCCGGCAACGACACCGACACCGTCGCCGCTATCGCCGGTGGACTGCTCGGCGCCCGGTGGGGAGCGTCCGCGGTCCCGGCCCGCTGGCGGCGCATGCTGCACGGTTGGCCCGGCTACCGCTCCCGCGATCTCGTGCGCCTCGGACTGCACACCGCATGGGGAGGCGGGGACGACGACCGCGGCTGGCCCACCGCCGCGGTCGTGGACTACGCGCGCTACCGCACCGATCGCCGGTCCACCCACCCACACGACGCCGGAGTGCTGCTCGGCGGTGCGGACCTGCTGCGCTCGCGCGAGGTCGACGCCGTGGTGAGCCTGTGCCGGGTGGGACCGGCGCCGCACGCCTCCGAACACATCGAGTTCTGGGTGGCCGACGCCGATCATCGTCGCAATCAGAACCTCGCCTTCACGGTGGACGACGCGGCGCGTACCGTCCGGACGCTGCGGTCGGAGGGGAAGACCGTGGCGGTGCACTGTGTCGAAGGGGAGAGCCGCACCCCCGCGGTGGCCGCGCGGTACTCGGTGCTGCTCGGACACAACCCCCTCGATGTGCTGCACACGATGCCGTGGGCCGCGCCGCAACCGGCGCTGTGGTCCGCTGCCACCGCCGGGGCCGACCGGCTCGTCGGCTGA
- a CDS encoding NUDIX hydrolase produces MGISTDPTGRSLTDYPRPSVAVDVAVLTVDEVLKVLVVERPDGSYALPGTFLHPGERLAEAAERALRDKAGLTGVDFHQLAMLDDPERDDRGWVLSMAHGAAVPVAEIPAEAHLVPTTETTDLAFDHSEIVELAVADLRRRYSAEVDPGNFLGEQFTVLDLRLLYEIVYARSYPKDTFRRHLLHGLEPTGELRREGTGRPAEIYRRRDTPLPSSTAAFLMQ; encoded by the coding sequence ATGGGCATATCGACCGACCCGACCGGCAGGTCGCTCACCGACTATCCACGACCCTCGGTCGCCGTGGACGTCGCGGTCCTCACCGTCGACGAAGTACTGAAGGTGTTGGTCGTCGAACGTCCCGACGGCAGCTACGCACTGCCGGGCACCTTCCTGCACCCCGGCGAGCGACTCGCCGAGGCCGCCGAACGCGCCCTTCGCGACAAGGCCGGCCTCACCGGCGTCGACTTCCACCAGCTGGCCATGCTCGACGATCCCGAACGCGACGACCGCGGATGGGTGTTGTCGATGGCCCACGGCGCTGCCGTGCCGGTCGCCGAGATCCCCGCCGAGGCGCACCTCGTGCCGACGACCGAGACCACCGACCTCGCCTTCGACCATTCCGAGATCGTCGAACTGGCCGTCGCCGACCTACGGCGCCGGTACTCCGCCGAGGTCGACCCCGGCAACTTCCTCGGCGAGCAGTTCACCGTGCTCGACCTGCGCCTGCTGTACGAAATCGTCTATGCACGCAGCTATCCCAAGGACACCTTCCGCAGGCATCTGCTGCACGGACTCGAACCCACCGGCGAACTGCGCAGGGAGGGCACCGGCCGGCCCGCGGAGATCTACCGCCGGCGCGACACTCCCCTGCCGTCGTCCACCGCCGCCTTCCTGATGCAGTGA
- a CDS encoding pseudouridine-5'-phosphate glycosidase, producing the protein MSEPIRVADFVREAIAARRPVVALESTIFTHGLTRPRNVEVALDAEQRLRDSGVVPATIGVVDGTPTVGLSEQQIRMLGAQDSPAVKLGLRDLPVAAAKGVHGGTTVSATALLAHRAGIDVFATGGLGGVHRGAATTFDESADLVALATLPILVVSGGVKSVLDIPATLERLETLGVIVVGYRTTRFPGFYVRDSGCVVDDVESAQQAAAVARARDGLGLRSAVLVANPVAAEAQIDPELHDRVLAEAERAAAEAGTRGKALTPFVLDHMHRATEGRSLETNIAVYRGNVAVAAEIAHALVA; encoded by the coding sequence ATGAGTGAACCGATCCGCGTCGCGGACTTCGTGCGCGAGGCGATCGCGGCCCGCCGGCCCGTCGTGGCGCTCGAATCGACGATCTTCACACACGGCCTCACCCGTCCACGCAACGTCGAGGTCGCGCTCGACGCCGAACAGCGTCTGCGCGACTCCGGGGTGGTGCCCGCGACCATCGGGGTCGTCGACGGAACCCCGACCGTCGGTCTGTCGGAACAGCAGATCCGCATGCTCGGCGCGCAGGATTCCCCGGCCGTCAAGCTCGGCCTTCGCGACCTGCCGGTCGCAGCGGCCAAGGGAGTGCACGGCGGGACGACGGTGTCGGCGACGGCGCTGCTCGCGCATCGCGCCGGGATCGATGTCTTCGCCACCGGAGGGCTCGGCGGAGTGCATCGGGGAGCGGCGACGACCTTCGACGAGAGTGCGGATCTCGTTGCGCTGGCGACACTTCCGATACTCGTCGTGAGCGGAGGGGTGAAGTCCGTCCTCGACATCCCCGCGACACTCGAACGACTCGAGACCCTCGGGGTGATCGTGGTCGGTTACCGGACCACGCGCTTTCCCGGCTTCTACGTGCGCGACAGCGGCTGCGTCGTCGACGACGTCGAGTCGGCGCAACAGGCCGCGGCGGTGGCGCGGGCCCGGGACGGATTGGGTCTGCGGTCGGCGGTGCTCGTCGCGAATCCGGTAGCGGCCGAGGCTCAGATCGATCCGGAACTGCACGACCGGGTGCTCGCGGAGGCCGAACGCGCAGCCGCGGAGGCCGGGACGCGCGGTAAGGCGCTCACCCCGTTCGTGCTCGACCACATGCACCGGGCCACCGAGGGGCGCTCGCTCGAGACGAATATCGCGGTCTATCGCGGGAACGTCGCTGTGGCCGCCGAGATCGCGCACGCGCTGGTGGCCTGA
- a CDS encoding TIGR03086 family metal-binding protein codes for MNTTALRHAEADKPLTDVIASLRDTEWDAPSPCEGWTARDVLAHIIDTQRDFFAGRGVETGERPDTDRPAEAWKAHTARIAEILADDALVSTTYDGYFGPTTVGATFEQFYIWDMLVHRWDIARSAGADATFSDAELDRIEAGADSFGDALYMDGVCAPAVDAPDDADRTTRILAKMGRRTAAALG; via the coding sequence ATGAATACAACAGCACTGCGACACGCAGAGGCCGACAAGCCGCTCACCGACGTGATCGCGTCCCTGCGCGACACCGAGTGGGACGCACCGTCACCGTGTGAGGGGTGGACGGCGCGCGACGTCCTGGCCCACATCATCGACACGCAGCGGGACTTCTTCGCCGGTCGCGGTGTCGAGACGGGCGAGCGGCCCGATACCGACCGTCCCGCCGAGGCCTGGAAGGCACACACGGCGCGTATCGCCGAGATCCTCGCCGACGATGCACTCGTCTCGACGACCTACGACGGGTACTTCGGGCCGACGACGGTGGGCGCGACCTTCGAACAGTTCTACATCTGGGACATGCTCGTGCACCGCTGGGACATCGCGCGCAGTGCGGGAGCCGACGCGACCTTCTCCGACGCCGAACTCGATCGGATCGAGGCGGGCGCCGACAGCTTCGGCGACGCCCTCTACATGGACGGTGTCTGCGCACCGGCGGTGGACGCTCCCGACGACGCCGACCGCACGACCCGCATTCTCGCGAAGATGGGTCGCCGCACGGCCGCGGCGCTCGGATAG
- a CDS encoding helix-turn-helix domain-containing protein has translation MKPDGDDPAARHPDGRDDIERAHLKDPHDASHTIHRYPAAPDLTDLMQRYWIPVWSVPPGREAPQRVLRYPVCQVVVAHDYARFYGVEHGLSTVTLTGEGWAVGSMLSPAAGALLTGTSLAAFTDRAVDLTDVLGAPGARLITRIREAMEHCPDSPESHASAMEAFDDALRAYLPIDEEGRLVNRVVAFVEENSDVLRVEQVRAEFDLGERALQRLVHRRIGLTPKWLIQRRRLQEAAGRLRDRSGSLSEVAAVLGYADQPHFVRDFAKVVGMTPGTFAARYGSGDRPPRRGPAIPAHVPHSGMS, from the coding sequence ATGAAACCCGACGGCGACGACCCGGCGGCCCGACACCCCGACGGTCGCGACGACATCGAACGTGCCCACCTGAAGGATCCGCACGACGCCTCGCACACCATCCACCGTTATCCGGCCGCGCCCGACCTCACGGATCTGATGCAGCGGTACTGGATTCCGGTCTGGTCGGTACCGCCCGGCCGGGAGGCACCCCAGCGGGTGCTGCGGTATCCGGTCTGTCAGGTGGTGGTCGCGCACGACTACGCGCGCTTCTACGGCGTCGAGCACGGACTGTCCACGGTCACACTCACCGGCGAGGGCTGGGCGGTCGGGTCCATGCTCAGCCCTGCGGCCGGCGCCCTGCTCACCGGCACCTCGCTCGCGGCGTTCACCGACCGGGCGGTCGACCTCACCGACGTCCTCGGCGCGCCCGGCGCACGTCTGATCACGCGGATACGCGAAGCGATGGAGCACTGTCCGGACTCACCGGAATCGCACGCCTCGGCGATGGAAGCGTTCGACGATGCACTCCGCGCCTATCTGCCGATCGACGAGGAAGGGCGACTCGTCAACCGGGTGGTGGCGTTCGTCGAGGAGAACTCCGACGTCCTGCGGGTGGAGCAGGTCCGAGCAGAATTCGATCTCGGCGAGCGGGCCTTGCAACGCCTCGTCCATCGGCGGATCGGACTGACCCCGAAGTGGCTCATCCAGCGGCGGCGACTGCAGGAGGCCGCCGGGCGCCTACGCGACCGGTCCGGCTCGTTGTCGGAGGTCGCGGCCGTCCTCGGCTACGCCGACCAGCCCCACTTCGTGCGAGATTTCGCGAAGGTCGTGGGAATGACCCCCGGAACGTTCGCTGCTCGCTACGGCAGTGGCGACCGCCCTCCTCGGAGGG